The Syntrophales bacterium genome includes a window with the following:
- a CDS encoding tRNA 4-thiouridine(8) synthase ThiI yields MKIKAIALLSGGLDSILAAKLILEQGIEVEGVTFETPFFGARKARTAAQNIGLPLFIIDITEEYLEMLKAPRYGYGKNMNPCIDCHILMLKIAGKRMKETGADFVFTGEVLGQRPMSQGRQSLDVVAKKSGYQGYILRPLSAKLLPETKPEMEGKVDRQKLLDLQGRSRKRQMEMARRYGITDYSTPAGGCLLTDPMFSKRLKDLFEYHRDFRIRDMELLKFGRHFRINNTTRVVVGRNSSDNKAIQRLYEEGDIMIHMTHFPGPTVLVPDGGDEEICYQAAAICAYYSDAPKDVENIATCTVGGNVTLITTKAFSRGDIEQWMI; encoded by the coding sequence TTGAAGATAAAGGCAATTGCACTACTCTCAGGGGGACTGGACAGCATCCTGGCCGCAAAGCTCATCCTCGAGCAGGGTATCGAGGTAGAGGGGGTTACCTTTGAAACCCCCTTTTTTGGCGCCCGGAAGGCCCGGACAGCAGCTCAAAATATCGGTCTCCCTTTGTTCATCATAGATATTACGGAAGAATATCTTGAGATGCTCAAGGCACCAAGGTACGGATACGGGAAAAATATGAATCCCTGTATTGATTGTCATATTTTAATGTTGAAGATCGCGGGGAAGAGAATGAAGGAGACCGGCGCTGATTTTGTTTTCACAGGAGAAGTCTTGGGTCAGCGGCCCATGTCCCAGGGCAGACAATCCCTTGATGTGGTGGCAAAAAAATCAGGCTATCAGGGATACATCCTTCGGCCGTTAAGCGCAAAGCTACTGCCGGAAACAAAACCGGAAATGGAAGGTAAGGTTGATCGGCAAAAACTCCTTGATCTTCAGGGAAGAAGCAGAAAACGCCAGATGGAGATGGCGAGACGCTATGGCATAACCGATTATTCCACGCCTGCCGGGGGATGCCTGCTTACCGATCCCATGTTTTCTAAAAGACTCAAAGACCTTTTTGAATACCACAGGGATTTCAGGATAAGGGACATGGAACTCCTTAAGTTTGGCCGGCATTTTAGAATCAACAATACAACCAGGGTCGTTGTTGGAAGGAACAGCTCTGATAATAAGGCTATCCAGCGTTTGTACGAAGAGGGGGATATCATGATCCACATGACACACTTTCCGGGGCCGACCGTTCTCGTCCCTGATGGAGGTGACGAAGAAATATGTTACCAGGCAGCCGCTATCTGTGCGTATTACAGCGATGCTCCGAAAGATGTCGAAAATATCGCCACATGTACAGTGGGGGGAAACGTTACCCTGATAACGACAAAGGCTTTCTCCAGAGGGGATATTGAACAGTGGATGATTTGA
- the selD gene encoding selenide, water dikinase SelD, translating to MNSEVKIRLTETVHGAGUACKIGPGDLNEALRDLPLIADPNLIVGMEHAEDAGVYKLRDNLAIIQTLDFFTPIVDDPYIFGQIAAVNALSDVYAMGGRPLTAMNIICFPIGKMDIAILRQILKGGLDKMREAGVLLVGGHSVEDSELKYGLSVTGVIHPEKVLLNKNARVGDKLILTKPLGTGIVSTALKGGVADEGLVARSVKSMTTLNKRAMELMTEMEDVHACTDITGFGFLGHACEMVEGSDVGMQIYASSVPYFLGIRELVEIGVVPGGLHRNRTFRRNMIEIDSPCPDWMIDIFFDPQTAGGLLISLSTGQAEVLIKKMRAEGMDGAAIVGEVVPEPKGKIRVT from the coding sequence ATGAACAGCGAAGTAAAGATACGTCTTACAGAAACGGTTCATGGAGCCGGCTGAGCCTGCAAGATAGGTCCGGGAGACCTGAATGAGGCATTGCGTGATTTACCTCTCATCGCTGATCCAAACCTGATCGTGGGGATGGAACATGCGGAGGATGCTGGTGTCTATAAACTGAGGGATAATCTGGCTATCATTCAGACCCTTGATTTTTTTACCCCTATCGTGGACGATCCCTATATTTTTGGCCAGATCGCTGCTGTGAATGCATTATCCGATGTCTACGCCATGGGGGGGAGACCCCTGACGGCAATGAATATCATCTGCTTTCCTATTGGCAAAATGGATATTGCCATCCTCCGTCAGATTCTTAAGGGGGGCCTGGATAAGATGCGGGAAGCTGGTGTCCTCCTTGTCGGAGGGCACAGTGTGGAGGATAGTGAATTGAAGTACGGGCTGTCCGTGACGGGGGTCATCCATCCCGAAAAAGTCCTGCTGAATAAAAATGCCAGGGTGGGGGATAAGTTGATCCTCACCAAGCCTCTCGGTACCGGCATTGTCAGCACGGCATTAAAGGGGGGGGTAGCCGATGAGGGGCTGGTAGCCCGGTCGGTAAAATCCATGACCACCTTGAACAAAAGGGCTATGGAGCTTATGACAGAAATGGAGGATGTTCATGCCTGTACCGATATCACCGGTTTTGGTTTTCTCGGTCATGCCTGCGAGATGGTGGAAGGAAGCGATGTGGGGATGCAGATTTACGCCTCTTCCGTTCCTTATTTTCTGGGCATCCGGGAGCTTGTCGAGATAGGCGTTGTACCGGGTGGCTTGCACCGGAACAGGACGTTCCGCAGGAATATGATCGAAATTGATTCCCCCTGTCCTGACTGGATGATAGACATCTTCTTTGATCCACAGACCGCTGGAGGGTTACTCATTTCCCTCTCCACGGGGCAGGCAGAGGTGTTAATTAAAAAAATGCGGGCAGAAGGTATGGATGGAGCGGCCATCGTGGGAGAAGTCGTACCGGAACCGAAGGGAAAGATCCGTGTTACTTAA
- a CDS encoding zinc ribbon domain-containing protein, with translation MPIYEYRCRKCGKEYEVLQRITDPAVNACKFCHGPVEKLVSLSSFHLKGSGWYVTDYSGKKVSSTEGKKEETTEPSSSAESGKGKSPSRAGGED, from the coding sequence ATGCCAATTTACGAATATAGGTGCAGGAAATGTGGTAAAGAATATGAGGTATTGCAAAGAATTACCGATCCGGCAGTAAATGCCTGCAAATTCTGTCATGGTCCAGTCGAAAAGCTGGTTTCTCTTTCTTCCTTCCATCTGAAGGGTTCTGGCTGGTATGTCACCGACTATAGCGGAAAGAAGGTATCATCTACTGAGGGAAAAAAAGAAGAAACAACAGAACCATCCTCATCGGCTGAATCCGGTAAGGGAAAATCTCCTTCCAGAGCGGGTGGCGAAGATTAA
- a CDS encoding DUF4384 domain-containing protein yields MMNFLCHLKVLFMLFILIIFPLLMPEVVSPATDTPSPVLADREKRSIIQVADGYVDHAGNKTLKQLRAEALKMAKRQALEQAKRFLKKTKIREVGLEYEIIKIHPHGFVKILNQKYLGMEDNGRYHVLIEAEVVYALKDTGNGRAQQLSESMDTADILTVRIWTDKKRYKEGEHVNVYVEGNRDFNARIVKVGAKGICQLLPNNYRQISFFKKGKTYKIPDEGDRFDLQASQPFGTESFVVYATQLPMSHVNMKTIAGGLYQYRGSMPFFERSVRSGLPIGEDQAVQFYEAAWDILTSPR; encoded by the coding sequence ATGATGAATTTTTTATGCCATTTAAAGGTGCTTTTCATGTTGTTTATTCTCATAATTTTTCCCCTTTTGATGCCGGAAGTTGTCTCCCCTGCTACTGATACTCCTTCTCCGGTGTTGGCAGATCGCGAAAAACGTTCAATCATTCAGGTAGCCGATGGCTATGTGGACCATGCCGGTAACAAGACATTAAAACAACTCCGGGCAGAGGCCTTGAAAATGGCCAAACGCCAGGCCCTGGAGCAGGCTAAACGGTTCCTAAAAAAGACAAAGATTAGAGAAGTCGGCCTGGAATATGAGATCATCAAGATACACCCCCATGGTTTTGTAAAGATACTGAATCAGAAATATCTTGGTATGGAGGATAACGGTCGTTACCATGTGTTGATTGAAGCGGAAGTGGTATACGCCCTGAAGGACACCGGGAATGGCAGGGCACAGCAGCTTTCTGAATCAATGGATACAGCGGATATACTTACGGTCAGGATATGGACAGATAAAAAACGATACAAAGAAGGAGAACACGTCAATGTTTATGTGGAGGGTAACAGGGATTTCAATGCCAGGATCGTCAAAGTTGGTGCTAAAGGTATTTGCCAACTCCTTCCCAATAATTACCGCCAGATATCTTTTTTCAAAAAGGGAAAGACGTATAAAATTCCGGATGAAGGGGACCGGTTTGACCTCCAGGCGTCTCAGCCTTTTGGGACCGAAAGTTTTGTAGTGTATGCTACTCAGTTGCCCATGAGCCACGTCAACATGAAGACTATTGCCGGAGGTTTGTACCAATACCGTGGTTCCATGCCCTTTTTTGAGAGGAGTGTAAGGTCCGGACTGCCCATTGGTGAAGATCAAGCAGTACAGTTCTATGAAGCAGCCTGGGATATCCTCACATCACCCCGGTGA
- a CDS encoding UDP-2,3-diacylglucosamine diphosphatase, whose amino-acid sequence MKAIFLSDAHLKRENDMGYRYLMRFFDLLEGNTVKIGEQQTEQPYDEMVGYSIGIDDLFIAGDLFDFWFCRNNHIYPEFRAIIGKLTELKKRGVRIHLCEGNHDFFLENYFSKTLEMTVFTEWAVIDSDGQRILVSHGDTIDRANIKYLLLRKILRSIIFYRIQQGIPSSILWGLARISSNMSKELSSESEDRLVEKMHAFSLEKFKEGFDAIILGHCHKPFLKEYMIEDRRKTFATLGDWIKRYSYLYYEDGRFTLSYYRP is encoded by the coding sequence ATGAAAGCCATATTTTTGTCTGATGCCCATCTGAAGCGGGAAAACGACATGGGTTATCGTTACCTCATGCGTTTCTTCGACCTTCTTGAGGGCAATACGGTTAAAATTGGTGAACAACAGACCGAGCAGCCATACGACGAGATGGTAGGCTATTCGATCGGCATTGATGACCTTTTCATTGCAGGAGATCTTTTTGATTTCTGGTTCTGCAGGAATAACCACATCTACCCGGAATTCAGGGCGATAATCGGTAAACTGACAGAACTGAAAAAGCGAGGAGTTCGTATCCACCTCTGCGAGGGAAACCATGACTTCTTCTTAGAAAACTATTTCTCAAAGACCCTCGAGATGACCGTCTTTACCGAGTGGGCTGTCATTGATTCTGATGGCCAGCGGATTCTTGTTTCCCATGGCGACACGATAGACAGAGCAAATATAAAGTACCTATTGTTGAGAAAGATACTGAGAAGTATTATTTTTTACCGGATACAGCAAGGCATCCCTTCTTCTATCCTCTGGGGTCTTGCCCGGATAAGTTCAAATATGAGTAAAGAACTTTCCAGTGAATCTGAGGACAGGCTTGTCGAGAAAATGCACGCATTTTCCCTGGAAAAGTTCAAAGAGGGCTTTGACGCCATTATCCTGGGGCATTGTCACAAGCCCTTCTTAAAAGAATATATGATCGAGGACAGAAGGAAAACATTTGCCACCCTCGGTGACTGGATCAAACGTTACTCTTACCTTTATTATGAAGACGGCCGCTTTACACTCTCTTATTATAGGCCTTAG
- the speB gene encoding agmatinase yields MNFGGIDPVFSSFEKAAFVIVPVPYDLTSTYRPGSRNGPLAILGASHHMELYDEEVGKETYLAGIHTLPLLEVNARGPAEMITTIHQKMLEIISFDKTPVILGGEHSVSLGAVRAMREKYPEISVLQLDAHADLRDSYQSSPYSHACVGRRIWELCPLVQAGIRSMSAEEASFMAKNKMKTFSADFILEESRWWEAICENMQGDLYITIDLDVLDPAIMPSTCTPEPGGIYWKDLLRLVRETANRCRIRGFDVVELAPIAGMVAPDFLAAKLIYRIMGYLLTND; encoded by the coding sequence ATGAATTTCGGCGGGATTGACCCAGTATTTTCTTCTTTTGAAAAGGCGGCTTTTGTTATCGTTCCCGTTCCTTATGACCTTACGTCAACCTATCGGCCGGGGTCAAGAAATGGGCCTTTAGCTATCTTAGGCGCCTCACACCATATGGAACTCTATGATGAGGAGGTGGGCAAAGAAACCTATCTCGCCGGTATCCATACCCTTCCCCTTCTTGAAGTGAATGCCCGGGGACCGGCGGAGATGATAACAACTATACACCAAAAGATGCTTGAAATCATCTCGTTTGATAAAACTCCGGTTATCCTGGGAGGCGAACACAGCGTATCATTGGGGGCCGTTCGGGCAATGAGGGAGAAATACCCTGAAATATCGGTGCTTCAACTGGATGCCCATGCCGATCTAAGAGATTCCTATCAGAGCAGCCCCTATAGCCATGCCTGTGTAGGCCGTCGCATATGGGAATTGTGCCCCCTTGTCCAGGCAGGAATAAGGAGCATGAGCGCGGAAGAGGCTTCCTTCATGGCAAAAAACAAGATGAAGACATTTTCCGCAGATTTCATACTTGAAGAAAGCCGGTGGTGGGAGGCGATTTGCGAAAACATGCAGGGTGATCTCTATATAACGATTGATCTGGATGTCCTTGATCCTGCCATCATGCCTTCGACCTGCACACCAGAGCCAGGTGGCATTTACTGGAAGGATCTCTTACGTTTGGTAAGGGAAACAGCTAACCGGTGCCGGATACGGGGGTTTGATGTTGTTGAACTTGCACCCATTGCCGGGATGGTTGCCCCTGATTTCTTAGCGGCAAAACTCATCTATCGCATTATGGGTTATCTGCTGACAAATGATTGA
- a CDS encoding arginine decarboxylase, pyruvoyl-dependent codes for MNAYVPKRIFFTKGVGTHREELHSFELALRDAGIEKFNLVQVSSILPPGCKVISKTQGLKELKPGALVYCVMSRCCSNEPRRLLAASVGCAIPADKNAYGYISEHHTFGQTEKQAGDYAEDLAAAMLASTLGIDFNIDESWDEKKEIFKISGKIVSTRNITQSAIVKHQGYTTVLATAVFVF; via the coding sequence TTGAATGCTTATGTTCCTAAGAGGATATTTTTTACAAAGGGTGTGGGTACTCACAGGGAAGAACTACATTCCTTTGAACTGGCCCTTCGGGATGCCGGTATCGAGAAATTTAACCTGGTTCAGGTCTCAAGCATTTTACCACCTGGTTGCAAGGTGATTTCCAAGACTCAGGGTTTAAAAGAGTTGAAACCCGGCGCATTAGTTTATTGCGTAATGAGTCGGTGCTGCAGTAATGAACCAAGGAGGTTACTTGCGGCATCAGTAGGTTGTGCCATACCTGCCGACAAAAACGCTTACGGCTACATCAGTGAACATCATACCTTTGGTCAAACGGAAAAACAGGCTGGGGATTACGCGGAAGATCTAGCCGCGGCGATGCTGGCCTCAACTCTCGGTATTGATTTCAATATTGACGAAAGCTGGGATGAAAAAAAAGAAATCTTCAAGATCAGCGGTAAAATTGTCAGCACCCGGAATATTACCCAATCCGCTATCGTGAAGCATCAGGGATATACAACCGTCCTGGCTACCGCAGTTTTCGTTTTTTAA
- a CDS encoding pyruvate formate lyase family protein encodes METMAKEKEIKELAEKREWWRVAEKTRSKRLNYLRKTVWKKGALGGNYAPGIKIDLIFPQLFIGAWKEHDGKPIMLRKAHALADVLDKTPIFITDHAQLVGYVGSAPHELVWHWQSASIINEELYNEPGIIPEPEKESLNIIAKLNDYWGGQTALDSLAKALDPEDAVKFMSGAIGWGIPSSAGTYSTKDFGFIFKGFEAIIDEIDRHIEEAEKKTQGNPSPEIIPLYDKFHRWEAMQTLLEAGIRYAKRYARLARIVAENFESDPQRKEELLRIAETCERVPAKPPRNLQESLQFDHFVQVLLRYETFEGAWPHRPDYIHGPYYDKDVNIERRLTKEEAIDLVGEHMIRTYEVGIFAPRWGKEGLQGITGTWVWTMGGVNPDGTDACNDLTIAYMQAARLVRVSNPTFAFRWHPRVADDVMREVFECVRHGLGYPSIRNDPVLIANGMYWHGHPLEEMRTWVHQACMSPCPTTKYGCQPFRMASATANLAKVIEYVLHNGYDPVINMQMGPKTGDPCKFKDFEELFQAWVKQVEWLMNILVRTVNLGRTKDPEFFGRPMLSAIYERAVETGTDAVDPTNGERGNAWVTGFTFVENADSLAAIKKLVYEEKKYTMEQLIEAIKTNWEGYEEMRLDFVRGAPKWGNDDDYVDQILLRCLREMARHGKEIKCTAGNNIPVLPENVSGNIHYANIVGALPNGRRLGDALYDGGISPGPGLDRKGPTAVLKSCGKIDHITDGRAFLLNQRLSPTQLAGEKGYQLWKSYMRTWADLGLDHVQFNMVDDATLRAAQREPEKYQEVIVRVAGYSAHFVDISRKTQDNIIQRTIQGLV; translated from the coding sequence ATGGAAACGATGGCAAAGGAAAAGGAAATTAAGGAATTGGCAGAGAAACGGGAGTGGTGGCGGGTGGCCGAGAAGACCCGCTCCAAACGTCTTAACTATCTTCGCAAGACAGTCTGGAAAAAAGGAGCCCTCGGGGGGAACTATGCCCCTGGTATAAAAATTGACCTGATCTTTCCCCAGCTTTTTATTGGAGCATGGAAGGAACACGATGGTAAGCCCATTATGCTCAGGAAGGCTCATGCCCTGGCCGATGTGCTGGACAAAACACCCATATTCATTACTGACCATGCGCAACTTGTGGGCTACGTGGGGAGCGCTCCTCATGAGTTGGTCTGGCACTGGCAATCGGCAAGTATAATAAACGAGGAGCTCTATAACGAACCGGGGATCATCCCGGAACCGGAAAAAGAGTCTTTGAACATTATAGCCAAGCTGAATGATTACTGGGGAGGTCAGACAGCTCTCGACAGCCTGGCCAAAGCCCTGGATCCTGAAGATGCAGTGAAGTTTATGAGCGGCGCCATCGGGTGGGGGATTCCCTCATCTGCCGGTACTTATTCCACCAAGGACTTTGGGTTCATTTTTAAAGGCTTTGAAGCGATAATTGATGAAATTGACCGGCATATCGAGGAAGCTGAAAAGAAAACCCAGGGCAATCCCTCACCTGAAATTATTCCCCTGTACGACAAGTTTCACAGGTGGGAGGCCATGCAGACGCTGCTGGAGGCTGGTATCCGATATGCAAAGCGGTACGCCAGGTTGGCCAGGATTGTGGCGGAAAATTTTGAGAGCGATCCGCAACGCAAGGAAGAGTTGTTGCGTATTGCCGAGACCTGTGAACGCGTTCCGGCAAAGCCACCCAGGAACCTTCAGGAATCATTGCAGTTTGATCACTTCGTTCAGGTACTTCTAAGATATGAGACCTTTGAGGGAGCCTGGCCACACCGACCTGATTATATCCATGGTCCTTATTATGATAAGGACGTGAATATAGAAAGGAGACTTACCAAAGAAGAGGCCATTGACCTTGTGGGTGAGCACATGATCCGCACCTATGAAGTGGGTATCTTCGCACCACGGTGGGGCAAAGAAGGGCTCCAGGGTATTACTGGTACCTGGGTATGGACCATGGGAGGGGTTAATCCTGACGGAACTGACGCCTGCAACGACCTGACCATCGCCTATATGCAGGCCGCACGGTTGGTGCGAGTTTCCAACCCTACCTTTGCTTTCAGATGGCATCCGAGGGTAGCCGATGATGTAATGAGGGAGGTTTTTGAGTGCGTACGCCATGGTCTCGGTTATCCTTCCATACGCAACGATCCTGTGCTGATCGCCAATGGGATGTACTGGCATGGGCATCCCCTGGAGGAGATGAGAACATGGGTGCATCAGGCCTGTATGTCACCCTGTCCCACCACCAAATATGGATGCCAGCCCTTCAGGATGGCATCGGCCACAGCCAATCTTGCCAAGGTTATAGAATACGTACTCCATAACGGATATGATCCCGTAATAAACATGCAGATGGGCCCAAAGACGGGCGACCCTTGCAAGTTCAAGGACTTTGAGGAATTATTCCAGGCCTGGGTCAAGCAGGTGGAGTGGCTAATGAACATTCTGGTGCGTACGGTTAATCTGGGAAGAACCAAAGATCCGGAGTTCTTTGGGAGACCAATGCTATCTGCCATTTACGAGCGTGCTGTGGAGACAGGAACGGATGCGGTTGACCCGACCAATGGTGAGCGCGGCAACGCTTGGGTAACCGGCTTTACCTTTGTAGAAAATGCCGACAGCTTGGCTGCCATAAAGAAGCTTGTCTATGAGGAAAAGAAATACACGATGGAACAGTTGATAGAGGCCATTAAGACTAACTGGGAAGGTTATGAGGAGATGCGTCTTGACTTTGTCAGAGGCGCTCCCAAGTGGGGCAATGACGATGATTATGTGGATCAAATACTGTTGCGCTGTCTGAGAGAAATGGCCAGGCACGGGAAAGAGATAAAGTGCACTGCGGGGAATAATATACCGGTTCTACCGGAGAACGTAAGTGGCAACATCCACTATGCCAATATCGTTGGCGCTCTGCCCAACGGCCGCAGGTTGGGTGATGCTCTTTATGACGGTGGCATTTCCCCCGGTCCGGGTCTTGACAGGAAAGGCCCTACAGCAGTTCTTAAGTCCTGTGGAAAAATCGACCATATCACCGATGGACGGGCCTTTTTGCTAAACCAGCGGTTATCTCCAACCCAGCTTGCAGGTGAGAAGGGCTATCAGTTATGGAAGTCCTATATGAGGACCTGGGCTGATTTAGGGCTTGATCATGTGCAATTCAATATGGTGGATGACGCTACCCTACGCGCTGCCCAGAGGGAGCCTGAGAAGTATCAGGAGGTAATTGTCCGGGTTGCCGGTTACAGTGCGCACTTTGTGGATATCAGCCGTAAGACCCAGGACAATATTATCCAGAGGACCATTCAGGGACTGGTCTAA
- a CDS encoding pyruvate formate lyase family protein: MAQVEEQKEEVVKKAEELYDARQFWWWAEKKRPSRLNYLRKAVWSKAAKGSAWLPGVQMDLENIRWYTKTFKEAPPSEPFIITRARALTALLDNMPVFITDHSRIVGYPGSAPHLISWIPTASSTLNDDMINDRTGIIPEENLEEVKEMANFWKGRTYEDKCRQYQTRRERVLGTMADFLAPGRDIIGSDYVNPQPDWMYQGFASIIKTIEGKLTEAEKKIRGAATAEEQVSHLQKMDTWKAMKMCLEAAIRYARRLSRLAKIIAENFETDPKRKEELLRISETCYKVPAQPPEHLWEAMQFDHLVQVAYRLEWINNAWPWRQDYWHWPFYKKDVLEEKNLTRDEVVEYCAEWMIAAFGFGRAYLRFGREALQGSPGPYVWTIGGVDEDGNDACNDLTDCYLEAALISRVSDPTFGFRYSSKTRTETLRRVFECIRHGLGYPSIRNDDVLIPNLMHWFGHPLKEARRWQHQACMAPAPDTKWGAPALRYPSASIASGSKTISFVMFDGFDPITGMQTGIKTGDCTKFETFDEFYNAWYEQYKAGFRLATTMEHKNRYVEAHHHPKPMISALFERCIETGENSALCKERSSLWFTLFAFSEIGDCMAAVKKLIYDEKKYTMAQLRDALLANWEGYEEMRQAFVRAPKWGNDDDYVDQIWVRVHEDLGKASWSVRDINGQPWATLPENVALNIVQAPKIGALPNGRRQGDPLYDGGCSPGAGFDKKGPTAVLKSVSKLDHVGSVRATLLNQRLSPSQLQGEKGFAMWRDYMKTWHDLGINHVQFNMVDNETLYAAQKEPEQYNELLVRIAGYSAHFVDMNKITQDGIIARSVQRF; the protein is encoded by the coding sequence ATGGCACAGGTTGAAGAACAGAAAGAAGAAGTGGTAAAAAAAGCGGAGGAATTGTATGACGCTCGCCAATTCTGGTGGTGGGCGGAGAAGAAGAGGCCGTCTCGGCTCAACTACCTGAGGAAGGCGGTTTGGTCCAAGGCTGCCAAAGGATCAGCCTGGTTACCCGGGGTTCAGATGGACCTGGAGAATATCCGCTGGTACACGAAGACATTCAAAGAGGCCCCTCCCTCGGAGCCCTTTATTATCACGAGAGCAAGAGCCCTTACAGCTCTCCTTGATAATATGCCCGTATTTATTACCGATCACTCCCGAATCGTGGGGTATCCGGGTTCCGCTCCCCATCTCATCTCCTGGATTCCCACCGCTTCTTCCACGCTTAACGACGATATGATAAACGATCGGACCGGTATCATTCCCGAGGAGAATCTGGAAGAGGTAAAGGAGATGGCCAATTTCTGGAAGGGGAGGACCTATGAGGACAAATGTCGTCAGTATCAGACCCGTAGGGAAAGGGTACTGGGAACCATGGCCGATTTTCTGGCACCGGGGAGAGACATCATCGGATCTGATTACGTTAACCCCCAGCCTGACTGGATGTACCAGGGATTTGCCTCGATAATTAAAACGATTGAGGGGAAGCTAACCGAGGCGGAGAAGAAGATACGAGGGGCCGCCACTGCGGAGGAGCAGGTTTCACACCTCCAGAAGATGGACACCTGGAAGGCGATGAAAATGTGCCTGGAGGCAGCGATCAGATATGCGAGACGCTTAAGCCGTCTGGCGAAGATCATTGCCGAGAACTTTGAGACCGATCCAAAGAGGAAGGAAGAACTCTTGCGGATCAGCGAGACCTGCTATAAGGTGCCGGCACAACCTCCGGAGCATCTCTGGGAGGCCATGCAATTCGATCACCTTGTGCAGGTAGCATACAGGCTTGAGTGGATCAACAATGCCTGGCCATGGCGTCAGGATTACTGGCACTGGCCCTTCTATAAAAAAGACGTCCTCGAGGAGAAGAACCTGACAAGGGATGAGGTAGTGGAGTACTGTGCGGAGTGGATGATTGCCGCCTTTGGATTTGGCAGGGCATACCTTAGGTTTGGCAGGGAAGCCCTCCAGGGGAGTCCCGGCCCCTATGTATGGACCATTGGCGGAGTGGACGAGGACGGCAACGATGCCTGCAATGACCTGACCGATTGCTACCTGGAGGCAGCCCTTATAAGCAGGGTAAGCGATCCCACCTTTGGTTTCCGTTACAGTTCCAAGACCCGCACCGAGACCCTCCGGCGGGTATTTGAATGCATCCGCCACGGTCTGGGATATCCTTCCATCAGGAATGATGACGTCCTGATCCCCAATCTGATGCACTGGTTTGGTCATCCGTTGAAGGAGGCAAGGCGCTGGCAGCACCAGGCGTGCATGGCACCCGCCCCTGATACGAAATGGGGTGCGCCAGCCCTAAGATACCCGTCAGCCTCGATAGCAAGCGGATCAAAAACAATAAGTTTCGTTATGTTTGACGGTTTTGATCCGATAACGGGGATGCAGACAGGCATTAAGACGGGGGACTGTACAAAATTTGAAACATTTGATGAATTCTACAATGCATGGTACGAGCAATACAAAGCCGGTTTCAGGCTGGCGACGACCATGGAGCATAAGAACAGGTATGTGGAGGCCCATCATCATCCTAAACCGATGATCTCCGCCCTCTTCGAGCGCTGCATAGAGACAGGTGAGAACAGTGCCCTCTGTAAGGAGAGGAGCAGTTTATGGTTTACCCTCTTTGCCTTCAGCGAAATAGGCGACTGTATGGCGGCGGTGAAGAAGCTGATCTATGATGAAAAGAAGTACACAATGGCCCAGTTGAGGGATGCCCTCCTGGCGAACTGGGAAGGTTACGAGGAGATGAGACAGGCATTTGTCCGGGCGCCCAAGTGGGGCAACGACGACGACTATGTGGATCAGATATGGGTAAGGGTGCATGAGGACCTGGGTAAGGCATCCTGGTCTGTCCGTGATATCAATGGTCAACCCTGGGCTACTCTGCCGGAGAATGTGGCGCTGAACATCGTCCAGGCCCCGAAGATCGGTGCCCTGCCCAATGGTAGGAGACAGGGTGATCCGTTGTACGATGGCGGCTGTTCTCCCGGCGCCGGATTTGACAAGAAGGGACCTACGGCGGTGCTGAAATCGGTGAGCAAACTTGATCATGTGGGTTCGGTAAGGGCAACACTCCTCAACCAGAGGTTATCCCCCTCCCAGCTTCAGGGAGAGAAGGGTTTTGCCATGTGGCGGGACTACATGAAGACCTGGCATGACTTAGGGATCAACCATGTGCAGTTCAACATGGTTGACAACGAGACCCTTTATGCCGCCCAGAAGGAACCGGAGCAGTACAACGAGCTGTTAGTGAGGATTGCCGGTTACAGCGCCCACTTTGTTGACATGAATAAGATAACGCAGGACGGCATCATTGCCCGTTCTGTGCAGAGGTTTTAG